The Sporosarcina sp. Te-1 DNA window TGATACAACTCGATTATGGAATCTGCGACCACATCCATATGGTTATGAGTATACACACGACGGGGGATCGTCAATCTTACCAATTCCAATTTTGGCTTATTGTGTTCTCCCCGCTGATTCCGTCCAGCCGAAACAATGCCCCGTTCCATGCTGCGAACACCCGAGTCCAAATAGAGGGCGGCGGCGAGTGCTTGGGCGGGAAATGCTTCCTGCGGAATATGCGGCAAGAACGAGCGGGCATCCAAAAATACGGCATGGCCGCCAATTGGCTGAACTACCGGAATGCCTTCCTCGATAAGTTGCTGGCCCAAATACCGAACTTGTCCGATCCGATGTTCAATATAATGATCATCGACAGCTTCCCTAATGCCGACAGCCATCGCTTCCATGTCTCTTCCAGACATGCCCCCGTAGGAAGGCATTCCTTCATAGACTACAACCAATTCCCTTGAACGGATATACAACTCCTCATCGTTCATCGCCAGAAAGCCGCCAATATTAACTAGACAATCCTTTTTCCCGCTCATCGTACAGCCATCCGAATAGGATAGCATTTCCTTTAAAATGTCAGCAACCGTACGGTGCCCATGCCCCTTTTCCCGTTCCTTAATAAAATAAGCATTTTCAACACAACGAGTCGCATCGAACATCACATCAATTGAATGAGACTTGCAAAGCATGTAGATATCTTTTAAGTTTTGCATACTCACGGGCTGTCCGCCAGCCAAGTTGACGGTAACGGCAACACATACATAAGGGATCCGATCTGCCCCGACTTCTTCAATAAGATCCTCCAACTTTCGGAGGTCAACATTCCCCTTGAAAGGGTGCTCGACTACCGGATCATGTGCTTCGTCGATAATAATATCAACAAATGTCGCTCCGTTCAGTTCTTGGTGGGCTCTCGTTGTAGTGAAATACATATTACCTGGAACGTAATCACCCGGCTTGATCTTCAATTGGGAGAGAATATTTTCTGCCCCGCGGCCTTGATGTGTCGGCAAGACATATTGGTACCCATAGATTTCCCGAACTGCTTGTTCAAGCCGCTTCCAGCTCTTGCTTCCAGCATACGCCTCATCACCTGTCATGAGTGCTCCCCACTGTGCATCACTCATCGCCGTTGTGCCACTGTCAGTCAGCAGATCAATGTACACATCTGCGGAATCGATCAAGAACGTATTATACCCGGCTCGCTCCAGTGCTTTTTTCCGTTCTTCATACGATAACATCGCAAGCGTTTCAACACTTTTGATTTTATACGGCTCTGCCGTCCTTCTTGTCAATCCAGTCAACCCCTTTGTGAAATATAACAACCATTTTAGCAACCATGCTTCTACTATATTTCGTGGAGGGGAGAATTATCCCCATTGGAGATAAAAAGGGCGAGAGCACTTACTCGAAGGGGGAATAAAAAAAGACTATAAACGAACTCAAATGAGCCGTTTACAGTCTTTGTCCCTTCAGGAGGGACGGTTTGATTCTTTAGTGGAGGAAATCACCATTTTAATCGCTTGGACGATCAAGGTGATGCCAAACCCAAATGACGTAATGATAAAGAGGGAAAGGATTCCGGCGGCATCGCCCCAACCATCCTTATCCATAATAAAGCTCCTGAACATTTCCAAGAAGCCGATCACCAAGGAGGCCATGAAAATCCAAAAGCCTGCTTTCATTTTATAAAATCGCAAGAGGGTCGCCAACATGCCGACGGTCAGTCCAAAAACGGCGAACGTCAAATAGTTTTTAATTTCAAGATGATTTCCTAAAATAGTTCGTGTACCGAGAATGAGAAGGATGAACGATGTCAAAGCCGTAAAAAAACCGAGCTTCCAAAGTTTCGAATCCATAAACGCACCTGCTTTCCATCTTCATCATACATGAAAATGAAAGAAGGGGAAAGTAAAGAAAGACCCTATCCCAAATCGGATAGAGTCCAATTAAACTTTATTTTTTTGCAATTAAAACCAATTTACCATGATCCAATTCGCGCTCTGCGTCTGCTGCCTCTTCGGCAGTCAGGCCGGCTGCTTCCATCTTGTTGCGCAATTCATCGCCGCGGGAAGTGAACATATTTTTCATGCTGTCAAGGAAGCCTTGCTCCGCCATGCCGACTTTTTCTGTATCGAGCGCTTCTGTAATATCATCCGAACGTTTTTTATCATGTGCGAAAATGTAAATATCATCGTGTGAGTAGCCTTGCGTTGCCAACTCTTCAATCTCTTTTTTTGCTTGCACTGCATTTTCAACAATTTTCTTCAATGTCATGGACAATCCCTCCAAAAAGTATTTGTCTATCTATACCTCAAATGCAAAGAATTAAACAAATACAGTAAGAGGAATTCCATTTCATAAAGGAAAAAAGTCTCCCCGCAACTTGCGGTAAGCCGTCATGAAGTGGGTGGGATCCGTTTTTACTTCAAAGGTGAAAAGACCTTGGTTTGTATGCAAATAAAAGAGTCCGTTCCCGTTCGAAAACGGTCGATAGGAAACATCATGTACATGTGACAACGCAAAGGTATGACTAGGCGTACAAATTTTTGCTCCAAATAACTGGATTACGTGCACTGAGTGTTGTTGCTTTTGTTCGAACCACTCGACCGACCTTTCCACTTTGTAAAAGGCAAGGCTGGAAATGAGTTCTTCCTTCGGTCCATTCAAGGCAATACCTCCCGAAAAGAATTCCTGTCCACGCTTATCCTATCAGTATCCTGGCTGATAAAACAAATGAAACCTCTTATTTTCGGATGCGTTGTATATCGCGGATCATTTCGTTTCTATATTCATCATTGACATAATTGTACTCCTTCACTACGTGTCCAGTCGGGTCAATTAAATAAAAATTCGTTCCATGGATCACTTGCGTTGAAGTTTTTGGCTTTTGGACGATGGTTTGAAACTCCGACACTGCCAAGTTTTCGATCTCCTCTTGGGAGTAGCCTGTCAGCAGGTGCCAATTGGATTCATTGTCAGTATACTGGGCAATATAATGCTTTAAAATTTCTGGTGTATCTACTGTCGGATCGACCGTAAAGGAAACAAATTCAACATCCATGCCTTCCTCGGCCAGTTTCTTTTGCAACGTCGCCATTTCACTTGTCATCGGGGAGCAAACAGTTTCACATTTTGTGAATATAAAACTGGCAATCCATGCTTTTCCTTCTAATTGTTCTGTGCCGAATACATGTCCATTTTGGTCAGTGAAGGAGAAAGCCGGGATGCTTTTCCCTGTTTGACTCTTCGCTCCGCAACCGGTCAACAGTGTGAGTATGAAAAAGAAACTGATCACTTTTTTAGTCACGTTTATCCTCCTTTCCCCGAATCGTTAGACAGGGCAACTCAATTTTCACCGTTGTCCCTGTTGTTTCATCACTTATGATTTTGAAAGTTCCGTCATGCATCCGAACAATCTCTTTGACAATCGAAAGCCCTAGACCAGTCCCGCCTGTTGTCCGGTTTCTTGCTTTGTCCGTTCTGAAGAAACGTTCTCCGATACGGCTGATGTCCTCTTCGGGTATGGTGATCCCTGAATTGGTCACGCGGAACGATGCGAGTCCAGTCATCTCTTTTAAAAGTATGGACAAGGGGCAATGGGCATCCGAATATTTGATCGCGTTATCGATCGTATTATAAAAGACTTGTTGGATTCGTTGGGGATCGCCTTCCACGATGAGATCTTCCTCTAATTCCAGTTGGACGTCCAGATTTTTTTCAGTGAGTCGGAAATGGAATAACTCCAATGTATCCAGCAGTAATTGGGCAATAGCGATCGGTTGGCGCTCTATTGTATACATACCGGCTTGCAGGTGATTCAATTCTGCAAGATCATTGATCAATTTATTCAGCCGAGCCGTTTCTTTTTCAATTGTCGACAAATAACTTTCCGCTTCTTCTGGTGATGAGTAAATTTTTTCCTGTAAGACATGGACATACCCACTGATATACGTCAGGGGAGTTCGTAATTCATGGACAATATTTGAAGTGAACTCCTTTTTTTGCTCCTCCTGCTGTTCCAGCGACTGGCTCATCGAATTGAAAGCTTGTGCCAATTGTCCAATCTCATCGTTGCGGCCCGTATGCATCCGATTCGAATAGTTGCCTTTTGATATTTCGCCTGACAAATGTTGCAGATCTTGCAACGGTTTGAAGATAGATTGCCATGCCCGGTTCACAACTAGGAACAAGATGAAGAAAAACAAGGAGCCTACGGCAATGAGGATTGGGATACTTTCACGGAACACATCCTGGATATCCGCTAAAGGAACGTAAATATAAATGAAACCGATCAAACCATCGTTGCCTTTGATCGGAAAGATGGCGCCAAGAATTTCTCTTCCAAGTTCCTCTACATAGCCTTTTTTGAGAACGTAAGCCCCCTTCTCCAGCGAAGGATAATCGTCCTTATCAATCAGATTTTTATAATCAATCTTGTAAGGAAAATAGGTTGTCAAATCGTCAAGTTGATCGACCACGATAATTTCATATTCAGAAACGATATTGTACCATTGAATTTTCTCGATGATCTCATCACTCAGCTCCCCGTAGTGATAGTGGGACGCAGTACGTTTTCCTTGATAGACAATTGATTCTTCCATACTGTCCAAATATAGCTTGGAATACAGGAAGTGTATGAAAAAGAAAGAAAACAAAATGGTGAAAGCAACACTAGAAAGAAGAACGGCAAGTAATTTCCGGCTCAATGTCCAGTTTTTCATCTTACACCTCGAACTTGTAGCCGATGCCCCAGACAGTTTCAATCAGTTTTCCCGCATCCCCAAGCTTAATGCGAAGGGTTTTAATATGCGTGTCCACGGTGCGATCCGTACTTTGGTGATCTTGTCCCCAAACGAGATGAAGAAGCTGTTCTCTCGTAAACACACGGCCCTTATGTTTCATCAACACTTGAAGCACGCCAAATTCCTTCAACGTTAAACTAATTGGTTCCTCGTGCAGCATGACAGTATGGGCTTCCATGTCGATAATGAGAGGACCTGCATGTAATTGCTCCATTTTTTCGGAACGCCGATACGTCCGGCGAAGGACAGATTCAATGCGTGCAAGCAATTCGCTGGGAAGGAATGGTTTCACGATATAATCATCGCCACCGATTTTCAGACCTTGCACTTTATCCCATTCCTCCCCTCGTGCAGAAAGGAAGATAATCGGAATATCCGAAATCTGTTTTAATTTTGCCGCGAAAGTGAATCCATCCAT harbors:
- a CDS encoding SCO family protein → MTKKVISFFFILTLLTGCGAKSQTGKSIPAFSFTDQNGHVFGTEQLEGKAWIASFIFTKCETVCSPMTSEMATLQKKLAEEGMDVEFVSFTVDPTVDTPEILKHYIAQYTDNESNWHLLTGYSQEEIENLAVSEFQTIVQKPKTSTQVIHGTNFYLIDPTGHVVKEYNYVNDEYRNEMIRDIQRIRK
- a CDS encoding cell wall metabolism sensor histidine kinase WalK, which gives rise to MKNWTLSRKLLAVLLSSVAFTILFSFFFIHFLYSKLYLDSMEESIVYQGKRTASHYHYGELSDEIIEKIQWYNIVSEYEIIVVDQLDDLTTYFPYKIDYKNLIDKDDYPSLEKGAYVLKKGYVEELGREILGAIFPIKGNDGLIGFIYIYVPLADIQDVFRESIPILIAVGSLFFFILFLVVNRAWQSIFKPLQDLQHLSGEISKGNYSNRMHTGRNDEIGQLAQAFNSMSQSLEQQEEQKKEFTSNIVHELRTPLTYISGYVHVLQEKIYSSPEEAESYLSTIEKETARLNKLINDLAELNHLQAGMYTIERQPIAIAQLLLDTLELFHFRLTEKNLDVQLELEEDLIVEGDPQRIQQVFYNTIDNAIKYSDAHCPLSILLKEMTGLASFRVTNSGITIPEEDISRIGERFFRTDKARNRTTGGTGLGLSIVKEIVRMHDGTFKIISDETTGTTVKIELPCLTIRGKEDKRD
- a CDS encoding response regulator transcription factor; the protein is MKKPITILIIDDEPQMRKLIRTFLEKDGYQVEEATDGLHAMSRLQEVEPHLCIVDVMMPYMDGFTFAAKLKQISDIPIIFLSARGEEWDKVQGLKIGGDDYIVKPFLPSELLARIESVLRRTYRRSEKMEQLHAGPLIIDMEAHTVMLHEEPISLTLKEFGVLQVLMKHKGRVFTREQLLHLVWGQDHQSTDRTVDTHIKTLRIKLGDAGKLIETVWGIGYKFEV
- a CDS encoding tyrosine phenol-lyase, with protein sequence MTRRTAEPYKIKSVETLAMLSYEERKKALERAGYNTFLIDSADVYIDLLTDSGTTAMSDAQWGALMTGDEAYAGSKSWKRLEQAVREIYGYQYVLPTHQGRGAENILSQLKIKPGDYVPGNMYFTTTRAHQELNGATFVDIIIDEAHDPVVEHPFKGNVDLRKLEDLIEEVGADRIPYVCVAVTVNLAGGQPVSMQNLKDIYMLCKSHSIDVMFDATRCVENAYFIKEREKGHGHRTVADILKEMLSYSDGCTMSGKKDCLVNIGGFLAMNDEELYIRSRELVVVYEGMPSYGGMSGRDMEAMAVGIREAVDDHYIEHRIGQVRYLGQQLIEEGIPVVQPIGGHAVFLDARSFLPHIPQEAFPAQALAAALYLDSGVRSMERGIVSAGRNQRGEHNKPKLELVRLTIPRRVYTHNHMDVVADSIIELYHKRDSICGLQMDYEPPTLRFFTARFSPLAEDGELMN
- a CDS encoding general stress protein; the protein is MTLKKIVENAVQAKKEIEELATQGYSHDDIYIFAHDKKRSDDITEALDTEKVGMAEQGFLDSMKNMFTSRGDELRNKMEAAGLTAEEAADAERELDHGKLVLIAKK